In Halobacteroides halobius DSM 5150, the genomic window TGGCCCCCCAATAGAAGAAGAAATAAGAGATAATCTTTTTGATGTATTTTCTTCTAGTAAAGGAAGAAACGGAGCAGGATTGGGTTTAACAATTACTTATTATATTATAACTAAGTTATATAAAGGAGAAGTTTGGTTTGAAAGTGATAAACAAGGGACAACCTTTTATATTAAATTAGAAAATGCAGTTGATAAATTAACTTCTAATTTAGATACCTCATATAAAGCAATCACAAGTTAATTAAAATAATAGGGATAGAAATAGATTAATTAATAAAAACTAAATATAGGAGGTAGAGGAAGATGGATCCAACATTTATTATTAGTCCGATTGTAGGTGCTATTATAGGTTATTTTACTAATTGGTTAGCAATAAAAATGCTATTTAAACCATTGACTAAAAAGGAGTTCTTTGGTATTAAAATTCCTTTTACACCAGGGGTTATTCCTCGCAGAAGAGAAAAATTAGCTAAAAGTATCGGTGGTGCAGTAGGTAATCGATTATTGACTCCTGATGCTTTTCAGCGGTTATTACAAGATAAGGAAGTAGAAAAGAAAGTAAGAGAATTTATTAGATTAAAGTTGAGATTATTAGAAGAAGAGGAACGGAGCTTAAAGCAAATTTTAAGTGAGGTCTTTTCTAAGGGCCAAGTAGAAAAGTTACAGGGTAATTTAGAGGGTTTATTTATTAAATTAACTACTAATTTGATTAGTGAAGAGAAGCTAGTATCTTGGCTTGATAACTTCTTTACTAGATTAGATAAAGAGCAACTAGAATCTTATTTGGATTCAGAAAGTTACCTGCACTTAAAAGAAGAATTAATAGATCAATTAGATAGTACAACTATTAAACAGGCAATATTTTTACTACTAAAGGCAAATATAGAAGAAGCTAAAAATAGTGAGCAAGAGTTAGCAGAACTTTTGCCTAGTGAAGTAGTTATTAAGTTAAAAGAATGGTTGGCCCAAAATGAACCCCAACTTACAGAACAAATAATTGAATTTTTTACTTCAGATTCTATTAAAGAAAAAATAGATCAGAAGTTAGAAGGATTATTAGGAGATAATCCTTTAATGGGTATGTTAGGTGGAATTAAAAATAGTATTGTAGATAAATTCTTACGTTATTTAATTGAATTCTTAGAAGATCCAGAAAATCGAAAGCAGGTAAAGAAAGAGCTTAATAAATTTTTAGATTCTTTGTTAAAGACTAAAGTAGCTACTATAGCAAATAAGATAGATGAAGAAAACTTATCTAAATTAGCTGATAAGATTACAAATTATATAGTTGCTAACCAACAAATTGAGGTAATGATTGATACTTTAGAAGAATTGGCTCTAGAAAATATAAATAATGATGATTTAAATGATAAAATTAAGGATTTAAGTAAGAAATTAATCTGTTCTAAATCAAGCTTTTTGAGTAACAAGATTAAAAAGTTTATAACAACTCAAACTGATAGCTTTTTAAAACAACCTCTAACTCTTCTTTTGTCTAATTTATTTGTTTTTAAATTAGAAGAACTAGAAGCTGCAGTAATAAGTATTCTTGAGTATATAATAGAAAACCAATTAGGAGAAATTTTATCTATCATAGACTTTAAAGAGATGGTTAAAAGAAAGATTGATTCATTTAATATATTAGAGGTAGAAAGATTATTATTAGACGTAATTGAAACTGAATTAAAAGCTATTACTTGGTTTGGTGCAATTTTAGGTTTGATGATGGGATTAATAACCCCAATTATTTCTTTGCTTACTGGATAAATAAAAATGTGGAAATACTCTTTAGTTTTGTTATTATTTCTGTTATAATATCTATAGGAAGTTATGGAATATAGAATTTAGATGTATAACTAATATGTACTTGGAAATAATACACACATGTTTGGTAGTGTTAATTTGGAGGGAGTAGAAGTAATGGAGATCAAAGTAGGGGAACGTGCTGGTTTTTGCTTTGGAGTTGACCGAGCAATGGATTTTGCTCTAAAAGAAGGCAAAGAAAGCAAAAATTCAGTTCATACTTTAGGGCCTTTAATACATAATCCACAAGCAGTTGACAAATTAAAAAAAGCAGATATTAAAGTAATAGATCAGATTGATAAAGTAGATGATGGAACTATAATAATTCGTTCTCATGGAGTAAGACCAAGTATTATAGAAGAGGCAGAGGATAAAGACTTAGATATCATTAATGCTACCTGCCCTTTTGTACAACGAGTACAAGAAAAGGCTAAACAATTATATAAAGATGGTTATCAGGTTTTAATCAGTGGAGATAAAGATCATCCAGAAGTGATTGGTATTTTAGGACATACTGATAACCAAGCAATAGTAGTTGAAGAATTATCAGATTGTAAAGAAGTTAAATTAAAAAGTAAAGTGGGGGTTGTTGCTCAAACAACTCAATCTCTTAATAAACTTAAAAAACTAGTTGACTACTTATTACCACAGATATCAGATTTAAAGGTGCACAATACTATTTGTACTACTACAGGTCAGCGTCAAGATGAAGCAGCTAGATTGGCCCAAGATATGGATCTAATGATAGTGATTGGTGGATATAATAGTGCCAATACCAATCGCTTAGCAGAAATCTGTCGTGAAAATGGTGCTATAACTCATCATATTGAGCAAGCAGATGAATTGCAAGTAGATTGGTTTTCTAATATTAAAAAGATTGGTGTAACAGCAGGGGCATCGACCCCTAACTGGATAATTAAGGAGGTTGTTAGTCGAATGGCAGAAATAAAGCAAGATGTAGAAGAAAAAGAAACTACAGAGGAAAGTACTACACTAACAGTAGGTGAAAGAGTAACTGGAACGATTGCTCAATTAACTGAGGATGGTGCCTATATAGATATAGGTGCTAAGACGGAAGGATTTATTCCTAATAATGAAATAAGTTCTCAACGAGTAGCTTCTTCTGAGATTCTTAGTGAAGGAGAAGAAGTTGAAGTTGAAATAGTAAATCCTGAAGGTGAAGATGGACATCCTATTTTATCTAAAAGAAAAGTAGATGAAGAAGCTGCTTGGGCCAAAGTAAAAGAAGCTTATGAAAATGAAGAAATTATTACAGCTAAGGTAGATAGAGAAGTAAAAGGTGGATTAGTTGTTAATATTGGTTTAAGAGGATTTATTCCTGCTTCTCATGTAGCAGTCGATTATGTAGAAGATTTAAGTCAATTTGTAGGTCAAGAGTTAGAACTTAAAGTAATTGAAGTTGAAGAAGAAAATAATAATGTAGTTCTTTCTCGAAAAGCTATATTAGAAGAAGAACTTAGTAAGAAAAAAGAAGAAATTTTAAATTCTCTTAATAAGGGAGATATAGTAGAAGGTAAAGTTACTAAATTAGTAGATTTTGGTGCTTTTGTTGATTTAGGTGGTGTGGAAGGTTTATTACACATTTCAGAAATTTCTTGGCAGCGTATTGAACATCCTTCTAAGGTTTTAGAAGAGGGCCAAGAGATTGAAGTTAAAGTATTAGAAGTTAATCCTACAGAAGAAAGAATTGCTTTAGGTTATAAACAGACTCAGCCAGATCCTTGGGAGCAATTTGATAATAAGTATGATGAGGGAGATAAGGTCACAGGAAAGATTACTAAGACAGTTGACTTTGGAGCTTTTATGGAAGTTGAGCCAGGAGTTGAAGGATTAATTCATATTTCTCAATTGTCTCATGAGCATGTAGCTAATGTAGAAGATGTAGTTACAGCAGGAGATGAAGTAGAAGCAGAAATCCTTAATATTGATATTAATGAAAGAAGAGTTGGTCTAAGTATCAAGGAGTTAGAATCTGCTCCGGCTAGTCAAGGTCAACCAGCGCGTCAACCTAAATCTAGACCTAATAAAAGAAATAATAATAGACAACAAGATAAAGAGAAAAAGAATGGAACTACTATTGGAGATTTAGTTGGAGATGATTTAGAGGATTTATTTAGTTAATTTAAATACCTTAAGGCCCTGACATTAATGTCAGGGCCTTTTATTTCTATTTTTTTCATATCCCCCAATAAAGAACATAGATTTAAGATAGGGGGGATGATTATGCTTAATAAAATTTGGTTATCTATGATAATCATTGGTATTTCAGTTGCAGCTATTAAGGGCCAAATGCAAGCAGTATCAACTGCTATTTTACAATCAGCAGAAGATAGTATTGAAATAATAATAAAATTAATTGGGCCAATGTCTTTATGGTTAGGGATAATGAAGGTAGCTGAGAAAGCAGATCTAACAGAAGCATTGGCTAAATTATTTAGACCACTAGCAAGAGTTTTATTTCCTAAAGTACCTAAAAATCACCCAGCTTTAGGAGCTATTATGATGAATTTGGCTGCTAATTTACTAGGTTTAGGAAATTCAGCTACTCCATTAGGGATTAAGGCAATGAACCAATTACAAGAGCTTAACTTTAATAAAAAGACTGCCTCTGATGCAATGTGTACTTTCTTAGTAATAAATACTTCAAGTGTAACATTAATTCCATCTACAGTATTAGCTTTAAGGATTGGAGCTGGTTCTAGTAATCCTACTGAAATTATAGGCACTACTTTATTTGCTACTGCTGCTTCTACTTTAGCTGGAGTATTAGCTAATAAAGTATTTATAAAGTTAGGTGCATAGATTATGATTGAATTAATTAGTATCTTTTCTCAATGGGCTATTCCTGGGATTATAGTTTTAATCTTATTAGCTTCAGCCTGGCGTGGAATTAATGTATATGATGCTTTTACTGAAGGAGCAGTCGAAGGGCTAAATACTGGAATAAAAATTGTACCTTATTTAGTGGCAATGCTAATGGCTATAAGCATTTTTAGAGCTTCTGGAACTTTAGATTTATTATTAAATTTATTAGAACCACCATTAAAAGTACTTGGGGTGCCTAAAGAGATTATCCCTTTAGGATTAATAAGGCCCTTATCTGGAACAGGATCTTTAGCTTTTGTGAGTGATTTAATTAAACAATATGGCCCGGATTCATTGATCGGTCGAATAGCTTCAACAATGCAAGGTAGTACTGAAACAACCTTTTATGTAGCAACAGTCTATTTTGGAGCAGTCAATATTAAAAATCAACGCCATGCTATCATAGCAGGTTTGATTGCAGATTTAGCAGGTTTTTGGGCTACTATATTCATTTGTCAATTAGTTTTTTAAGATAATAGTTATTTTCAATTATCAAGCAGGAATTTTGACTATAAACATGGAAGTGATTATATAGTTAATATTTATTAAACAGGAGAGTGAATCATGGTTAAAAAATATATTGATCTTCATTTACATACTACAGCATCTGATGGAAGTTTTACACCAACTGAATTAGTGACTAAGGCTAAAGAGTTAGGTTTTAGTGCTATTGCTATAACAGATCATGATACAGTAGATGGTTTAGAAGAAGGGGCCAAGGTAGCAAGAGAAAAAGGAATTGAATTTGTACCTGGTATTGAACTAAATACAGATTACCAGGATGCAGAAGTTCATGTATTAGGTTATTATATAGATTATCAGCAACAAAGTTTAAAAGATAAACTAGCAACTCTTAAAGAAGCTAGATTTAATAGAATTAAGAAGATGGTAAACAAACTAAATAACTTGGGGTTAGAGATTCAATTTAAAGAGGTAACTAATTTAGCAGATCAAGCAGCTTTAGGTCGGGTGCATTTAGCTAAGGTTATGTTAAATAAAGGGTATGTTAAAGAATGGGAGGAGGCTTTTGATCAGTATATTGGCAGATCTGCTCCTGCTTATGTTAAAAGAAAGAAGTTGACTCCCTTTCAAGCAATTGATTTAATTAAAAAAGCAGGTGGCATACCAATTATTGCTCACCCAGGTTTAGTAAGTCGCCAGGATTTACTATCAGAATTAGTAGCAGCAGGGGCCAAAGGTTTAGAAGCTTATCATACTGAACATAATCAAGAAGAAATCAACCATTATTTACAATTAGCTAAAGAAAAAAATTTATTAATAACAGGAGGTTCCGATTGTCACGGGCCAACTAGAAAGACAGGAATGCTACTTGGAGAGATTAAAGCCCCTTATTCACTATTAGAGAAATTAAAAGAAGTTAGGTAGGAGGTAATAAATATGCTAAATATTTTACAACAAGGAGGAATAACAATAGTTCCTCTAGTCTTATGTTCTATTGTTAGTGTAGCAGTTAGTCTAGAAAGGTTAATTTATTTAAAAAGAGCAAAGTCTAATAACTATAATTTAGTTAAGCAAGTAAAATTAGTCCTAAAGAAGGGAAAATTCAGTAAAGCTAAAGAGATAATCAAAGAAGAAAAAGGGCCCATCGCAGGGATGTTATTACAAGGCTTAAGACATCATGGTAAGAGTAAGTATGAAATTCGGGATAACTTAGAATTACTTGGTCAAAATGAAATTAAAAAGTTAGAAAAAAGATTAAGAGTTTTAGAATTTATTGCTGCAATAGCACCTTTGTTAGGGTTGCTTGGTACGGTATTAGGTATTATTAACAGTTTCAATATTTTAGAGGCTGCTCAAGGTTTAGCTTCACCTAGAGCTTTAAGTTCTGGGATTAGTGAGGCTTTAATTAGTACAGCGGTTGGTTTAGTTGTGGCTATTCCTACAATGCTAATGTATTCTTATTTAACTAGTTTAGTAGAGAAAAGAACAATGGAAATGAACCAGTGGTTTGTAGATATAGTAGACCTTTTAAGTCAGGATGGTAAAAATGTTTAAATCAAATTTAAAGAAGCGACTTGATGTTAAATTACTACCAATGATTGATGTCATGTTTTTTTTATTAGTCTTTTTTATGTTATTTACTACATTTAAAGTAACACCAGCAGGAATGGAGATTAATCTTCCCCAGGCTAAGACTGTAACTAAACAACAGCAGGATGTAAAGGTAAGAATTAATATCTCTGCTGAGGGACGATTATCTCTTGATGAACAATTAATTGCTTTTAAAGGTCTTAAAGCTAAGGTCAAAGAGTTAATAAAGAAACAAGCAAATACTTTATTCGTTATAAAAGCTGACCAGGAAGTAAAGTACAAGAAGATTATTAGGATAATGGATTTAATTCGGCAAGCAGGTGGTTATCGATTAGCTTTAGCAGCAGATAAAGAAGATATGGATTAGGTGATGCTATGACTAGAAAAGAGCTTAATACGGAAGATAGCTTAATTAAGTATGTATTGATTTCTTTGATTGTACATGGAGTAATTTTATACTTTTTGGCCCAGTTAGGTATAGGGGCAGTTCCAGCTTTTAATGAACAGTTAGACTATTATGGTAAGGTAAAGATGATAGAGATTGATAAGACTAAACAATTAGGAAAGTTTAAAGAAGAACAAGTAATTAAACAGGAGCAAAAAATAACTAAGCAACAAGAGAAGCCACAAAAGAAGCCACAAGATAAAAAGAGACCTGAACCAAAAAATAATAAACCGACTAAAAAGGTAACTAAGGTAACTAAAGATAAAGAAGCTAAGCTACAGGAGACTAAACAGTCTAATTCTAGTGCTCAAAAAAATAACAAACCAAAAGAGGCCAAAGATAAATTATTAACTAGTAAAAAGAGTGATGAAGTAGTAAAGGTAAGTCAGAAAAAAACAAAGCAGGAGCAAGAGGTAAAGGAAATAAAAACAACAACAAAGAAAAAAGAACCTAAAGTTAAAACGCAAGAGAAAGAATCTCAAGTTAAGTCAAATGAAAAGAAAAAAGAACAACCAACTAAACAAGTAACAGCTAAGGATAAAAAACCTGCTTCTCCAGCACCTAAGAGTATGATTGTTAAACAAGTAACACCTACTTATCCCAAGGATGCATCAAATACTGATGTTGAAGGTGATGTTAAGTTACAGGCCAATATTAGTGCTAGTGGTAAGATAAACCAGGTTAAGATTTTAAAATCAGCCAATGATATTAGATTAGATAATATAGCTGTTAATACAATTAAGTATGGTTGGGAATTTAAAAGTGCATTAAATAACTATCAATTGATTTTAGTGGTTCATTTTAAGATGACAGAAGAAGGACGCCAGGTTAGCGTAGAATATATAGACTTATCATTTGTTGAGGAATGAGGTGTTAGGAGTTGAGATACAAATTCAAGTTAGTAATGATTACTATGTTAGTAACGATTACTTTATCTGGATTAGCAATAGCTAAAGTTGATGAGCATGGTAATTTAGTATTAGAGAATAATTATATTTCAATATTTGTCAACCAGGGCCAATTTAACCAAGGGCGTTTTGCTCTTGATGTTACCGGGGGGGCTCCGCTAAGAGATGGGGATGATGGGAAACCTTTAATTTATGGACGCCCGGCTCCTTGGACATCCTATACTACAATTAGGATAGATGGTACTAATTATATTTTTGGGGGTAAGACTAATAAACGGGCTGGTCTTAAGGGAAAGTATGGGCAAGTAATTACTCCTCCCCAAATAAAGAATAATCAAATTGTTACTAAGTATAAATATGGCAAGATAGTTGTAACTCAAATTTTAAGTTTTGTAAAGAGTAATACCACTGGCTTACCGGATACAGCTAGGATTAAGTATCGAATAACTAACCAAGGTAAGAAAGCACATCAGATTGGCCTTAGAGTAATGCTTGATACGATGTTAGGGAAGAATGATGGAGCGCCATTTAGAATTAAAAATCAGGCAGTAACTAGTGATAAACTATATACTAAAGATGAGTTGGCATCTTTTTGGCAGGCGTTTGATTCCTTAAATAATCCGCAAGTAACAGCTCAGGGGACAATTCAAGGGCCAACTTTAACTACGCCAGACCGGATTTATTTTACTGATTGGGGTAGTTTGGCTGATGGAGTATGGAATTTTGATTTTAATCCAGGCCAGAAGTTTTTACGAAAAGGAGAGTTTGAATTAGATAGTGCACTAGCTTTATTTTGGCAACCAAAAGCTTTACAGCCAGGAGAGACCAGAGAGTATATAACTGATTATGGTTTAGGTGGAATTACTATTGTACCAGGCTTACTATCTTTAGGTGTTACTTCACCAGCTAAAGTAATAATGAATAAGCCAGATAAAAGTCTACAGATTATAGCTTATATTCAAAATACAGCTGAAATTGAAGTTAAAGATGTAAAGGTTAAGTTAGATCTCCCGGCTGGATTGGAGTTGCTTTCTACTAGTCAAATAAAAAGCTTAGGGGATTTAAATCCTCAAGAAACAGCCCAGATAATGTGGAAGGTGCGCCCTAAAGAATTAAAAACACAAAATTTAGATTATACTGTTAAGGTAACTGCAGATAATACTGATGATAATCAGGTGTCAAGAAGTCTAAAGGTTGTTGGCCCACCAAAATTAAACTTAGAATTAAAGACTGCAAAGAAGATAAAGGTAAAGAATAATCACTTGCAGCAGGACTCAATTACAATTTATGGAACAATAAGTAATTCTGGTGATTCAACTGCTTATGGAGTTAATGCTTATGTTGCCCTACCACCAGGTTTGACTATCAGTGCTGGTGATAGAGCGGAGAAATATATAGGTTCTTTAGCACCTCATAGTTCGATTAAGATTCCTTGGACGATAGAACCAGTAGGCTTAATTAAAGGGGACTTACCTTACTTTATTGGTGTAGATAGTACGAATGCAGCTAATCAAATTCAGAGTACAAAACTTACTGTTCAAAAACGTCAACCTACAGTTGGTTTCAAAATCAAAGAAGAGACTAAAATAACAGTAGGAGATTATATTACAGTTCAAATAAAAGTTGATAATATAGCTAACCTATATAGGATAAATAGTAGTATTGGTTATAATCCGCAAGTTTTGGAGCCTATTTATATTTCTCGGGGGAGTTTATTTGTTGATAATAATAATTTATTGAGTTGGAGTACTCCTCAGATTAAAAGAGATATTGGAGTGATTAAAGAAATTAACGGGGCATTGGATACTCCACAGGATATTAAAGAAGATATTGTAGCTAGTATTCACTTTAAAGTTAAATCAGCTGGAGATAGTAATCTAAGATTTATTAAATATAATGCTTATAATGATAGTAAAGAATTAATATCAGTTAAGTTACAAGAAAAAGAGTTAGATATCGGAGGGGATCAAGATGAACCAAAGATTAATTAGTCTACTATTGGTAGTAGCATTAGTTTGTGGAGGTAGTTTACCTGTTTTTGCTCAAAAAAAGATCGAAGATATATCCCAAGATCATTGGGCGTATCAAAGTGTAGTTAAATTAATAAATCAAGGCTACTTATCCTTATATGATGGTAATAAATTCAAGGGTGAAGAAGCAGTTACAAGGTACCAGTTAGCTAAGGTGTTAAATAAAATAATACAGAATGTAGAACAAAAACAAGTTTCATTACAAAAGAAAGATATTCTAACGTTAAAGAAGTTAGCAACAGAATTTCGATCGGAGTTAGTTAGTGTAATGAGTAAGACTAATAAACTTGAAAAGAAGGTTGATTCCCTTTCAGACCAGCAAACTATTTTAAAAGAAGATATAATTAAGACTAATCATAAAATAAGTAATTTAAGACAGGAGTTACTAAGTTTAATTAATGATTTAAGAGAAGAGGCACTAACTAAATTAAGAACAAGAATTACTAAGTTAGAAAAAAGTAATCAACAACTAGAAAAGAAGTTACAGCAATTAGAAATTAAAGTAGCTAGCAAGGGTGGAGCAGCAGAAGTTAAAACCCTTAAGCGTAGATTTTATTGGCTAGGTGCTGGATTAAGTATTGGATTATTATTGTTAATCAATAGGTAACAGGAGAAAAGATAATGAATAGTAGAGTAATTAAGATAATTTCTTTAAGTTTAGTATTTGTACTGTTAGGTTCAGTAACGACCCCTTTTATGAGTATAACTGAGGCTGCAGAAATTGACCGAGAAACTGCTTATAAAGGTTTGTTACTAACAGGAATTGTGGTTTTAACAATCAAATGGTTAACTTCTGATTCACAAGTAGCAACAACAAGGAATACAACTGGCAATTATAGTCAAGATAAGGTTTATTGGTTGGCTAAAGCTGTTAATGCTGAGGCAAGAGGAGAGCCTTATTTAGGACAAGTAGCAGTAGCGGCAGTAATTCTTAATCGAGTAGCAAGTAGCCAATTTCCTAATACTATCTATAGTGTAATCTATCAGCAAGGTCAATTTTCTTCAGTTAAAGATGGTCAGATCAATTTAAATCCTAGTGCGAGTGCTTATCGAGCAGCTAAAGAGGCTTTAAATGGTAGAGACCCAAGTTTTGGAGCTTTATACTTTTATAATCCTAAAACTTC contains:
- a CDS encoding nucleoside recognition domain-containing protein; translated protein: MLNKIWLSMIIIGISVAAIKGQMQAVSTAILQSAEDSIEIIIKLIGPMSLWLGIMKVAEKADLTEALAKLFRPLARVLFPKVPKNHPALGAIMMNLAANLLGLGNSATPLGIKAMNQLQELNFNKKTASDAMCTFLVINTSSVTLIPSTVLALRIGAGSSNPTEIIGTTLFATAASTLAGVLANKVFIKLGA
- a CDS encoding ExbD/TolR family protein; the protein is MFKSNLKKRLDVKLLPMIDVMFFLLVFFMLFTTFKVTPAGMEINLPQAKTVTKQQQDVKVRINISAEGRLSLDEQLIAFKGLKAKVKELIKKQANTLFVIKADQEVKYKKIIRIMDLIRQAGGYRLALAADKEDMD
- a CDS encoding MotA/TolQ/ExbB proton channel family protein — encoded protein: MLNILQQGGITIVPLVLCSIVSVAVSLERLIYLKRAKSNNYNLVKQVKLVLKKGKFSKAKEIIKEEKGPIAGMLLQGLRHHGKSKYEIRDNLELLGQNEIKKLEKRLRVLEFIAAIAPLLGLLGTVLGIINSFNILEAAQGLASPRALSSGISEALISTAVGLVVAIPTMLMYSYLTSLVEKRTMEMNQWFVDIVDLLSQDGKNV
- a CDS encoding cell wall hydrolase, which produces MNSRVIKIISLSLVFVLLGSVTTPFMSITEAAEIDRETAYKGLLLTGIVVLTIKWLTSDSQVATTRNTTGNYSQDKVYWLAKAVNAEARGEPYLGQVAVAAVILNRVASSQFPNTIYSVIYQQGQFSSVKDGQINLNPSASAYRAAKEALNGRDPSFGALYFYNPKTSSLEGLKWLRTREVTTKIGNHVFAK
- a CDS encoding S-layer homology domain-containing protein, which gives rise to MNQRLISLLLVVALVCGGSLPVFAQKKIEDISQDHWAYQSVVKLINQGYLSLYDGNKFKGEEAVTRYQLAKVLNKIIQNVEQKQVSLQKKDILTLKKLATEFRSELVSVMSKTNKLEKKVDSLSDQQTILKEDIIKTNHKISNLRQELLSLINDLREEALTKLRTRITKLEKSNQQLEKKLQQLEIKVASKGGAAEVKTLKRRFYWLGAGLSIGLLLLINR
- a CDS encoding TonB family protein, whose translation is MTRKELNTEDSLIKYVLISLIVHGVILYFLAQLGIGAVPAFNEQLDYYGKVKMIEIDKTKQLGKFKEEQVIKQEQKITKQQEKPQKKPQDKKRPEPKNNKPTKKVTKVTKDKEAKLQETKQSNSSAQKNNKPKEAKDKLLTSKKSDEVVKVSQKKTKQEQEVKEIKTTTKKKEPKVKTQEKESQVKSNEKKKEQPTKQVTAKDKKPASPAPKSMIVKQVTPTYPKDASNTDVEGDVKLQANISASGKINQVKILKSANDIRLDNIAVNTIKYGWEFKSALNNYQLILVVHFKMTEEGRQVSVEYIDLSFVEE
- a CDS encoding PHP domain-containing protein, with product MVKKYIDLHLHTTASDGSFTPTELVTKAKELGFSAIAITDHDTVDGLEEGAKVAREKGIEFVPGIELNTDYQDAEVHVLGYYIDYQQQSLKDKLATLKEARFNRIKKMVNKLNNLGLEIQFKEVTNLADQAALGRVHLAKVMLNKGYVKEWEEAFDQYIGRSAPAYVKRKKLTPFQAIDLIKKAGGIPIIAHPGLVSRQDLLSELVAAGAKGLEAYHTEHNQEEINHYLQLAKEKNLLITGGSDCHGPTRKTGMLLGEIKAPYSLLEKLKEVR
- a CDS encoding spore maturation protein, translated to MIELISIFSQWAIPGIIVLILLASAWRGINVYDAFTEGAVEGLNTGIKIVPYLVAMLMAISIFRASGTLDLLLNLLEPPLKVLGVPKEIIPLGLIRPLSGTGSLAFVSDLIKQYGPDSLIGRIASTMQGSTETTFYVATVYFGAVNIKNQRHAIIAGLIADLAGFWATIFICQLVF
- a CDS encoding DUF445 family protein, with the translated sequence MDPTFIISPIVGAIIGYFTNWLAIKMLFKPLTKKEFFGIKIPFTPGVIPRRREKLAKSIGGAVGNRLLTPDAFQRLLQDKEVEKKVREFIRLKLRLLEEEERSLKQILSEVFSKGQVEKLQGNLEGLFIKLTTNLISEEKLVSWLDNFFTRLDKEQLESYLDSESYLHLKEELIDQLDSTTIKQAIFLLLKANIEEAKNSEQELAELLPSEVVIKLKEWLAQNEPQLTEQIIEFFTSDSIKEKIDQKLEGLLGDNPLMGMLGGIKNSIVDKFLRYLIEFLEDPENRKQVKKELNKFLDSLLKTKVATIANKIDEENLSKLADKITNYIVANQQIEVMIDTLEELALENINNDDLNDKIKDLSKKLICSKSSFLSNKIKKFITTQTDSFLKQPLTLLLSNLFVFKLEELEAAVISILEYIIENQLGEILSIIDFKEMVKRKIDSFNILEVERLLLDVIETELKAITWFGAILGLMMGLITPIISLLTG
- a CDS encoding bifunctional 4-hydroxy-3-methylbut-2-enyl diphosphate reductase/30S ribosomal protein S1, producing the protein MEIKVGERAGFCFGVDRAMDFALKEGKESKNSVHTLGPLIHNPQAVDKLKKADIKVIDQIDKVDDGTIIIRSHGVRPSIIEEAEDKDLDIINATCPFVQRVQEKAKQLYKDGYQVLISGDKDHPEVIGILGHTDNQAIVVEELSDCKEVKLKSKVGVVAQTTQSLNKLKKLVDYLLPQISDLKVHNTICTTTGQRQDEAARLAQDMDLMIVIGGYNSANTNRLAEICRENGAITHHIEQADELQVDWFSNIKKIGVTAGASTPNWIIKEVVSRMAEIKQDVEEKETTEESTTLTVGERVTGTIAQLTEDGAYIDIGAKTEGFIPNNEISSQRVASSEILSEGEEVEVEIVNPEGEDGHPILSKRKVDEEAAWAKVKEAYENEEIITAKVDREVKGGLVVNIGLRGFIPASHVAVDYVEDLSQFVGQELELKVIEVEEENNNVVLSRKAILEEELSKKKEEILNSLNKGDIVEGKVTKLVDFGAFVDLGGVEGLLHISEISWQRIEHPSKVLEEGQEIEVKVLEVNPTEERIALGYKQTQPDPWEQFDNKYDEGDKVTGKITKTVDFGAFMEVEPGVEGLIHISQLSHEHVANVEDVVTAGDEVEAEILNIDINERRVGLSIKELESAPASQGQPARQPKSRPNKRNNNRQQDKEKKNGTTIGDLVGDDLEDLFS
- a CDS encoding cohesin domain-containing protein, translating into MRYKFKLVMITMLVTITLSGLAIAKVDEHGNLVLENNYISIFVNQGQFNQGRFALDVTGGAPLRDGDDGKPLIYGRPAPWTSYTTIRIDGTNYIFGGKTNKRAGLKGKYGQVITPPQIKNNQIVTKYKYGKIVVTQILSFVKSNTTGLPDTARIKYRITNQGKKAHQIGLRVMLDTMLGKNDGAPFRIKNQAVTSDKLYTKDELASFWQAFDSLNNPQVTAQGTIQGPTLTTPDRIYFTDWGSLADGVWNFDFNPGQKFLRKGEFELDSALALFWQPKALQPGETREYITDYGLGGITIVPGLLSLGVTSPAKVIMNKPDKSLQIIAYIQNTAEIEVKDVKVKLDLPAGLELLSTSQIKSLGDLNPQETAQIMWKVRPKELKTQNLDYTVKVTADNTDDNQVSRSLKVVGPPKLNLELKTAKKIKVKNNHLQQDSITIYGTISNSGDSTAYGVNAYVALPPGLTISAGDRAEKYIGSLAPHSSIKIPWTIEPVGLIKGDLPYFIGVDSTNAANQIQSTKLTVQKRQPTVGFKIKEETKITVGDYITVQIKVDNIANLYRINSSIGYNPQVLEPIYISRGSLFVDNNNLLSWSTPQIKRDIGVIKEINGALDTPQDIKEDIVASIHFKVKSAGDSNLRFIKYNAYNDSKELISVKLQEKELDIGGDQDEPKIN